The following proteins are co-located in the Salvelinus fontinalis isolate EN_2023a chromosome 29, ASM2944872v1, whole genome shotgun sequence genome:
- the LOC129827651 gene encoding centromere protein I-like, with the protein MAKAANLSKSDLDSSSGSDLSVSSRTSNRSLRVVEKERRKNEAGDPFLLALKYFSEVEAGTPCIGNDVLERNLVQVERVGLSRGLPPEAISVMLDYAMSLRMGGMMCVRVLKFLIPATMVPQEAVVRAVAWLCVSKIAISTQVLFLRWVLTVFDMIDSKDNLRAIYGFIFHFVTEENLSPYICHLLYLLTRRESVRPFRVRKLLDLQTKMGRQPFLLLLLSLYKVFCPELVTLALPSRMRSGFKNHNSTWKAALSAVQKRNNSQVSSDISLTLGVKHKTNSRKRKYHHLEVPSLSSSVQRNSPFSSSRKVFPLEQLHTFPQLLDNLHRIELPSQMGSLLGSSLALCYLDYVQDDSAFLRLNFWLGHALHEEFLFCSGDGSSGSSSGALHLLNRLLSTQHFLQEGFSSTEGFLYKFLNVWDGSLLRPQILGLLSDIPVVPSSCINQLLFEPLVQLFFTSTLFFKCSVIDCLNNMLLKWLTWHSVYALEDGLDISLHSHTPMNMTLSGFMDSVVELVRFVGRLAAVGLQLEGCHSLLLSFILDFYETVCDMFLKYGLPLVVMPPVGVFYPALFATDPVSLDRLGYIMYRYKKNLTSAKCQQQETKQAFHISRQTYREFNHYLSFMVSCLWNSKMFLPGMAIEVDQELLSLSKVAEPWTSFDLIHHPAFLGYALDFHRKCWPERKEMDLNSIKAGKQWDWYLEFLFSQGFQGLQQFVQSSITRRSAAGTNDQGQGDRQPTNS; encoded by the exons ATGGCAAAAGCTGCGAACCTGTCGAAGTCAGATTTGGACTCATCATCTGGAAGCGATTTGTCAGTTTCTAGCCGAACTTCAAACAGAAGTTTGCGAGTTGTGgagaaagaaagaagaaagaACGAGGCTGGGGATCCATTTCTGCTTGCGCTGAAGTACTTCTCAGAAG TGGAGGCGGGTACCCCATGCATAGGAAACGATGTGCTGGAGAGAAAcctggtgcaggtggagagagtggggCTCAGTCGAGGACTTCCTCCTGAGGCGATCTCTGTCATGCTGGACTACGCAATGAGCCTCCGTATgg GGGGTATGATGTGTGTTCGGGTCCTGAAGTTTCTGATCCCCGCCACCATGGTGCCACAGGAGGCCGTTGTTCGAGcggtggcgtggttatgtgtcaGCAAGATAGCCATCAGCACACAG GTGCTTTTCCTTCGGTGGGTGCTAACTGTTTTCGACATGATCGACTCCAAGGACAATCTTCGAGCCATCTATGGCTTCATCTTCCACTTTGTGACAGAGGAGAATTTG TCTCCTTACATCTGCCATTTGCTCTACCTTTTGACAAGGAGGGAGAGTG TTCGGCCATTCAGAGTCAGAAAACTGTTGGACCTCCAAACAAAAATG GGCAGGCAGCCATTCCTGTTGCTCTTGCTGTCGTTGTACAAAGTGTTTTGCCCTGAATTGGTGACGCTTGCTCTTCCATCACGAATGAGG AGTGGGTTTAAGAATCACAACTCCACGTGGAAGGCAGCGCTCAGTGCTGTCCAGAAGAGGAACAACAGCCAAGTGTCATCTGACATCAGCCTGACCCTAGGAGTGAAACACAAGACCAACTCCAGGAAGAGG AAATACCATCACCTGGAGGTGCCATCGCTGAGCTCATCTGTCCAGAGAAACTCCCCCTTCTCCAGCAGCAGGAAGGTTTTCCCCCTGGAGCAACTCCACACCTTCCCACAGCTGCTGGACAACCTCCACCGCATAGAG CTCCCATCCCAGATGGGTTCTCTGCTGGGCTCCAGTCTGGCCCTGTGTTACCTGGACTACGTACAGGATGACTCCGCCTTCCTCCGACTCAACTTCTGGCTGGGCCACGCCCTCCATGAGG AGTTTCTGTTCTGCAGTGGGGACGGGAGCTCCGGGAGTTCGTCCGGGGCCCTGCACCTCCTCAACAGGTTGCTCTCCACGCAGCACTTCCTCCAG gAGGGCTTCTCCAGCACCGAGGGCTTCCTCTACAAGTTCCTGAATGTTTGGGACGGTTCACTCCTCCGCCCCCAGATTCTGGGCCTGCTGAGTGACATCCCCGTGGTCCCCAGTTCCT GTATCAACCAGCTTCTGTTTGAGCCTCTCGTGCAGCTGTTCTTCACCTCCACGCTGTTCTTCAAG TGCAGTGTGATTGACTGTCTGAACAACATGCTGTTGAAGTGGTTGACCTGGCACTCTGTGTACGCCCTGGAGGACGGCCTGGACATCAGTCTCCACAGCCACACACCCAT GAACATGACTCTGTCTGGCTTCATGGACTCTGTCGTGGAGCTGGTGCGTTTCGTGGGCCGCCTGGCCGCCGTGGGGCTGCAGCTAGAGGGCTGCCACTCCCTGCTCCTCAGCTTCATCCTGGACTTCTACGAGACG GTGTGTGACATGTTCCTGAAGTACGGGCTCCCCCTGGTGGTCATGCCCCCCGTGGGCGTGTTCTACCCAGCCCTGTTTGCCACCGACCCCGTCAGCCTGGACCGCCTCGGCTACATCATGTACAG GTACAAGAAGAACCTGACCTCTGCTAAGTGCCAACAACAGGAGACCAAG CAGGCGTTTCACATCAGCAGGCAGACATACCGGGAGTTTAACCATTACCTGTCCTTCATGGTGAGCTGCCTGTGGAACTCCAAGATGTTCCTTCCAGGCATGGCCATCGAGGTGGACCAGGAGCTCCTGTCTCTCAGCAAAGTGGCCGAGCCCTGGACCAGCTTCGACCTCATCCACCACCCTGCCTTCCTCGGCTACGCCCTCGACTTTCATCGCAAG TGttggccagagaggaaggaaatggATCTCAATTCCATAAAG gccggGAAGCAGTGGGACTGGTACCTGGAGTTCCTCTTCTCTCAGGGCTTTCAGGGCCTCCAACAGTTTGTTCAGAGTAGCATCACCCGACGCTCTGCGGCTGGAACCAATGACCAGGGTCAGGGAGACAGGCAACCCACAAACAGTTAA